AAGATGAGGACGAACTAACAACACAGGAAATTCATGAAACTATAGACTTATTAGCAGATATTGGAGTAGTTTCCCTGGCATTCAGTGGAGGAGAACCATCAATACATCCAGACATACTGGAATTCATAAAACATGCATCAGACAGAGGATTATTTGTAAGCATGGCATCAAATGGATATGTATTTAACACATACGAAAAAGCTAAGCAATTCAAAGATGCAGGATTAGAGTTCGTACAACTAAGTCTAGACGGCTTAAATCCTGAAACACATGATTCATTCAGAAATGTTAAAGGTTCATGGAACAGAGTAATAGAAGCAATCAAAAACTTCCAGAAAGCAGGAGTATATACTGGAATATCAACCACGGTAACCAAAAGAAATAAAGACGAAATACCAGACATGATAAAATTCCTAAATGATTTAAATGTAGATTGGTTCATGTTATATAACTTCATACCAACAGGAAAAGGATCAAACATAAGAGACATAGATTTAAATCCACAGGAAAGAAGAGAATTACTGGAATTAATATACAAAGCTAACGTTGATACAGACATGAATATCATGTCAACAGCACCACAATTTGCAGATGTAGCAGTGAATAATGACACCGGTACCCAGATGGTACCAACTCACTTCTATAATGTAAATTACGTAAATCCGGCAATGAAGCAACTATCTGAATTCATAGGAGGTTGTGGAGCTGGTAGATTTTACATGAGTATAGAACCTAATGGAGACATATATCCTTGTGTATTTTTCCCACATAACAAGGATGTATTATTAGGAAATGTTAAAGATAAGAATATAGAAGATATATGGATAAATCATCCTTTATTAAAAGAGTTCAGAAGTAAAGATATTCTCAAGGACCATTGCGGTAATTGTGAATCAAAATATATATGTGGTGGTTGTAGAGCCAGAGCATATAATTACTTCCAAGATATATTATCTCCAGATCCTGGTTGCATAAGAAATCAGGATGCATGGAATAAGTTAGAAACCAAATAAAGCATAATTAAATAATAATTTTCAAAGAATCTAGAGATGATCTTCTTCATTGGATTTTATCATTAGTAATTTAATATGTATCAATACCTCGATATAATAATCAAAAATACATCATATGAATAAGGAAAGTTATCTAATATTATATTTTTTTAGAATCATAAATTAGGAACATATAAAACCTAATGAAGAAGATAATTTTTTATTTTTTTTTATTTTTAGAGGTATTGAATTAAAAATATTTTTTTCTACAAATATACTATTTTTTAATAAGATTAGCGAAATTATTCTAATAAGATAATTACTCATTTTATTCTATTTATCTAGTACTTCTTCACTTTTGCTTATGGAATTTTATCTTCTTCAACATTTAATACATTCAGTCCCCTGTTTATTCATATACAACTTGTTTTATTTTATTTATCCTCTAATTTTTATTAAATATAGACAGGTACTATTTTAAATCTATTTTTTTAGATATAATATATAGAAGTGGGTTAGTATTGTATTTTTCATTATTAAAATACCACAAGTCATAACCTCTGTTATAGAAAAAAAACTGGAACTGGACTTGTTATTGAATTTATTATAACAGTTAGATTATATGAAAAATAGTTGAAAATAGGTGATTTGTAGTTGTTAATTAATGTATTCTACAAATCAGATTGTACAGGTTATTGAATAAAATATTTTTAAACAATTTTAAGAACATCAGAATATTCAGGGTTTCCAATCATTAAATTACTTGCATATGGACATGAAGGAACAATTTTCACATCTTCAATACGTGCATGTTCTATAACTTTCTCTACTAATTTTTTAGCAATTCCTTTACCTGAATAGGATTCATCAACTTCTGTAAGAGTTATAACCCAGTTATCTTTTAATCTGGCGAAGTGACATTGCCCAATTTGTTTATTTCCATCATATGCAATACTACTATTATCTTTTTCTGCAAATTCTATGTTAATATTATTTTTATTTTTTAATTCATATTTAAGTGCTCCTGATGGACATTTATCAATGATTTCTGCTATTTCTGTAGCTGGTGCTACATTAATATCTACCCATGGCCTTTTTGTTGTGTCAAAGACTAGACTGTTACCTCTTACACAGTTGGTGGAATGCTGACATATTTCGGGATTCCAGAAAATATTAAGTTCATTATTTTCATATGTTTTATATCCCTTTGATTCTAATTCTTTTCTCATTGACATTGTTTTTACTCCTTATAATATTACTAATAAATATTATTTATTATTATACTATTTCCATCTATTCATATGTAATTTATCAACTGTAAAAAAACTAATTTTTATAACATTAATATATTATTTAGGTAAATCTAGTTTTATTTTTGTTTAATGATTATTGTTGTTATTAGGATTTGCCATATAAGTATTTATAACAGCAGTTATAAAATATACATTAACAATGTGAAGTGATAAAATGAATATAGTAAATGATTGGGACCAAGATTACATAGACAATTTAAGAGAATTTGATAAAAACATAAAAGAATCATCAGTAACACTAAACTATGATTTCATAACAGAACACTACTTTGAAATGTATGAAGTAGCATTAAATGCCGGAACAATAATGCCCTACAGATTCAATACTATAGGCCTAGCATACAAGGGACATGACCATGACAGACCAACAAAATTCAAAAACTTCGACCCAAAAGTAAAAGAAAGACTAGAAAATGCATACAAAAAACGAACAGAACTACAATTCAAATTCGCAGACCCAAATTCTGATCAAAAAGCCAGATACGATGAATTCCTAGATAAAGAAATCTATGATTTTATTGAAGAATTCCCACAATTCAGGGATATAATCTACCACGATGACGATGAAAAACAGGAATAAAAGAAAACATGAACACAACTGAAGAAGTAAACAAAATACTAGAAAAAGAACAAGACAAAATGATAAAATACCTTAAATGGTATGAAAATCTGCCTGGTAAGTATGCAAGCAAGATAAAACTTAACAGAAAATATGCAACAGAAATCAGGGAACAACTAATAAACAATCCAGATGCATATCCGACAAAACTAGTCTATATTCTAAATGTTAATCCTATGGACTATAATAAAAAATATCCTGGAGCTGTAATGTATGAAAACTATAAAATGAAAGCATACCAGATACTATACCTAGAAAATAATGATAATATTACAGGATATGATGAAGATATAGGTTTTTCTATAGGTTTAGAATTAATTATGAAGGAATTTGTTGATAATCATCCGCAATGGTCTGAACTTATAAAGATATAGAATAAAATAATTCCCTTCAATCTACTTTTTTTTAAATATATTTTTATATATTACTTATTAATTTAAAATATAAATTATTGTATAAATATAAATAGTTTTAGATGATATTATGGATTTAATGAAAAATGTTAAAATTTGCAAAGCTCTTAGTGATCCTACTAGATTAGAGATTGTTACTATGATTAATGGCACAGAAAAATGTGCTTGTAGACTTCTTGAGCATTTTGACATAACACAACCTACATTATCACATCATATGAAACAGTTAACTAATTGTGGCTTAGTTGATGTTAGAAAAGAAGGTAAATGGTCATATTATTCCATAAATACGGATGTTTTAACTGAATTTAAAGACTTTGTAAACAGTCTTGAATCTAATATGAATGATACTTGTATTGAATGTTAATTTTTATTTAATTTTTTGGCTTATTTTTTGTTATTTTTCTTTTTATTCTGATATTATTATAACACTGACATATAGATAATTATCAATATATTTAAATAAAATAAATTAAAAAAAATACTATAACAATAACACATTGATGATTATCAATGTATAAGAAGGTTTAGAAAATGACAAACGAATCAAAAATTAGTTTCTTTAACAAATATCTAACCATATGGGTATTAATATGTATGGCTATAGGTATCTTCATAAGCCAATACATACCTATCATTCCAAATTTCTTAAAACAATTTGAATATGCTCAAATATCAATTCCTATTGCAATATTAATATGGATAATGATTTATCCAATGATGTTAAAAATTGACTTTAAAAGTATTAAAAACGTGAAAAATAATATAAAAGGAATAATACTAACGTGGTGCGTAAACTGGCTAATCCAACCATTTACAATGTACTTAATATGCACAGTATTCTTTTTTATAATATATCAAGGAATATTATCAACAAACATGGCAACAAATTATCTTATAGGAGCAGTACTTCTAGGATCTGCACCATGTACTGCAATGGTATTTGTATGGAGTGAATTAATGAAAGGAGATTCAGCATACACACTAGTACAAGTAGCTACCAATGATATAATAATACTATTTGCTTATGTACCAATTGTTACATGTCTCTTAGGAATTTCAAACATATCAATTCCATATGATACCTTAATATTATCAATAATATTATTTGTTGTAATTCCATTCATAGCAAGTATAATAAGTAGAAAATTTATTATTAATCATAAAAGTAAGGAATATTTAGAAAATAAGTTTATTCCGAAATTCGATAATATTACTACTATAGGTTTATTATTAACATTAATATTTATTTTCTCATCACAAGGAAATCTAATATTAAATAATCCATTAGATATTATATTAATTGCTATTCCATATATTATCCAAATATTTTTAATATTTGGTATAGGATATCTTGGTTCAAAAGCTATTAAGTTACCACAAAATATTGCAGCTCCTGCATCACTAGTTGGTGCTTCAAATTTCTTTGAATTAGCTGTTGCTATAGCCATAGCTTTATATGGTGTAAGTAGTCCAGTAGCTTTAGCTACGACTGTAGGTGTATTAATAGAAGTACCGGTAATGTTGACATTAGTACGAATTGTGAATAATACTAAAGACTGGTATAATTCAGGATTAAATGATAAAAAAATCAGTGATAAATATTATAATTAGCTATAATAATATATAGCTAACCATAATTTTCTTTTAAAATAATATAGAACTTTATTAATATTATTGATGTATATTATTAAAAACATGATTAAAAAATTATTGATATACATCTAATATTTAATTTTTAAGAGTTCTGTAGAAATCATGTATGATACTATTAACTAATTCAAGATTAAGAGTACTGTCTAGCCATTCACGTGGAATAGAATCTAATCCATAATATAATGCTGCAAGACTACCAGTTATTATACCATTAGTATCAGTATCTCCACCAAGATTAACAGCCTTTAAAACTGCATCCTTATAGTTGTCAGTATTATAACAACAATATAAGGCTACTTCAAGTGAATCAACAACATATCCAGTACTTGAGACTACTGTATCTTTATTATCTAGGAAATTTTTACTGTATAACTTACTAAAGCAAGGATATTTATCTTCAATGTCATAGTATTTTCGTGATTCATTTAAACCTCTTTTTATTAGAGTTTTAAAGTTCTTAGTATATCTGTCATGTAATATTTCCTGGACTATAAAGTTATAAATATTACATGATGCCTTACTTATACTATGAGCATGTGTTAGTGAGGAGATGTCATCTATTAGTTTTATTGATTCATCCACTGGTATATTATTTGTGTAAATATACAGAAGTATAGGCATGATTCTCATTAATGATCCATTACCGTTATTACGTTTTCCATCTCCACCACATTCTATTGGCTCAATTCCCTTACTGTAGTTTTCTATAGCATATTTCGTTGTTCTTCCAACATCAAATGTTTCACCAAGTGGCGTGTAATCACCATTATAGTACCATTTCTGGAAGTTATTCATAATATCATCATAATCTACTCCTTTTTTTAAACTGTCCAGTAATGCTATTGTAAGAGAACTATCATCAGACCATGTTCCTACAGGCATGTTATATGTACCGTGACCCGTCATACCAGTAGCCGGGTTATCTAACATTTCTTCATGTGACTTAAACTCGTATGGCACTCCAAGTGCATCAGCTACTACTCCACCATATATTGCAGCTTTTATGTCTGTTATTGTTAATCTATGACTATCTTTTACTAATCTTCTGAAGTTTGCTGATGATTCACGCGGATTATCATGTTTCATTATAGCAGATACTATTGCTACTCCGTCAAATCCATATTCATTTATTACTTGTGGCGTGTTGTATTCCTTTACTCCGCCAATTGCTACTCTTGGTATTGTGATGTTTTCATCAACTTTTTTAAGGTCTTCCTTGCTAATTACACTACAGTCCTCTTTTGTTGAGGTAGCTTGTATTGCTCCTATTCCCAGATAATCTGCTCCATCTTTTTCTGCTTGAAGGGCATCTTCATAGTTTTCTGCACTTATACCGATTATTTTATCTGGTCCTAGTATTTGTCGTGCTATTTTGCATGGCATGTCATCCTGTCCGAGGTGTACACCGCTACTGTCAACAGCTTGTGCCACATCAATTCTATCATTAATAATTAATGGTACATTGTATTTATCAGTTATTTGTTTAACCTTCACAGCTAAATTATAGAATTCTCTTGTTGTACTATTTTTTTCTCTTAGTTGAACTATACTGGTTCCACCAATTATAGCTTTTTCTATTATGTCAAGAAATTCCTGTTCTGTGAAGTCGAACTGATCTGTTACCAGATATACACTATAATCAATATTCATCATAAAATTTATTACTCCATCTTTGTTAAATTAGACATTGAAGTTAATGTTTCCTCATCCATTAATGATAATTCATCTATTAAATCCACACCAAAGCTACCAGTACCCCTACCATCAGTTTCTACTTTTATAGCTGCTTTTTGTCCGGCTATTCCCATTACTAATGTTCCAGTGATAGCTGCTACAAGTGGTGTTGTTATAGCTGCATATGAAGCTATTACGCATCCTAGCATACAGCCGGTACCAGTTATTCTGCTCATCATAGCATCACCATTTCTAATAGTATAAACACTTTCACCATCGGAGATTATGTCTATTGGTCCGGAAACTGCTATAACAGTGTTTAATTTAGATGCTATATTTTTTACTAATACTGCCTGGTCACTTATAGTTTCCTCATTAATCACATCAGTTTCTGCTACATCTACACCTTTAGCCTTAGTACATTCATCTAATATTCCATATAGCATTGCTATTGCCTTGATTTCTGATAGGTTACCTCTGATTATGGTAGGTTTTGATTCTGTTATTATATCAATTGGTGTTTGATTTCTTATTTTACTAATTCCTACTCCTACAGGGTCTAATACTAATGGTATGTTTGATTGTACTGCTTTTTTTGCTGATTTTTTCATTGTTTCCACTTGGCTTGTTGTTAATGTTCCAATATTTATGAGTAATGAATTAGCAATTCCTGTTATTTCCTCTGCTTCTTCTGGTTCATTAGCCATTATAGGTGAACCACCTACTGCTAGCACTGCATTTGCACAATCTTTGACTGTTACTACATTTGTTATGCAATGTGTTAGTGGACTATCCGTCCTTAGTTGTTGTACTGCTTCTATTACTTTATCATTCACTGAATTATCAATCATGTTTAATCTCCTTATCTATAGTAATATTTCTAGTCTTAATAATTATTAAATTTTATTACGTAAACACGTTTTAGGATGTTTAGATTTTATTTAAAATAATTAAATTATAAAAAAGAGTTTTTAAGAGAAATTATCTTCTTATAATATATTTACTAATAATTGGCTCGAGTTTATAGTATAATTTTTCTGTTAATGGCAGTGATATTAATATGTATACATATATACTTAGAATTACTGAAATAAGGTTAGAAATTCCACTGTAAGCATATAATTGCTGTGAAATAGCAGGATATATTGTTGCTAGTGATGATACTGCTGCTACATTCATACTTGTACTTCCTACTCCACAGGCTAGTGCATATGCATATGGATGCAATGGTATCAGTGTTGAGAGTACTGATGCAATTATGCTTATAAATATTGTTCCTAATACTGCTCCTATTAAGTATACTATCATGAATCCGTTTACTTCTGGTGAATTAAATCCATATTTATCTATTATTACTGCCATTTGTGGTTCACGGCATATGGAGCTTGTCATTCCTATAGCTTCTCTTTTGAATCCTAGCAGTAAAGCAACTGGTAATGCAACAAAAATTGATCCAAGGTCTCCTATTTCTTCAAGTAGTATTAATGGCCCTGTATTAATAAGTAAGGTTATATTTTGACCACTTATTATTGCTAGTTTTGCTATTAAGGGTCCTATTAGTAGTAGTAATAGTTTAGATGATGTTCTTGATTGTTTTTCATCTATCCATTTAAAAGGTTTTAACTGGTATAATAACATCGCCAGAACTAGTGCATAGATTATGGGCAATATTACAAGACTTACCCCTTTTATTAGATGTATGTGAAATATTCCAATGTATTCTGATATAACTACAATTATTAATATTGTTAGATGTAGTTTATAGTCAAACATGTCAATATTGTCTGTTTTATCTTTTTTATCCATATCAATACATCTTTCATAGTTTTTAATTCTTTAGTAGTATTATGTATAAAAAAAGTAATATATTTATTGTAAAAAGAGTTTTATTGGAGGTTATGTGAAGTATTATTCTCTTTAAATACTTCTTATATGATTCCTGTGTACATTAATACACCCTGTGCTATTATTGCTGATCCGAGATAAGTTCCTATGATTACAAAGAAAGTTACGATAATTCCTCTTATTCCAACCTTTTTAAATTCTCCTAAGTCTTTTCCCATTGCTACACCAGCATATGCTAAGAGAATTGTTGTTAAAGATACTAAATCTACTTTGGATGTATAATATATGATAGATCCAGATATAGGACACCATGGAACTGCTAATAGTAATCCTATTATGCTTATATATATTATTGCAGGGATGTTATATGGAACATATTTCTCTATTATCATACCTATTAATGTTATCGCACATAATATAAGCATTCCTACTAATGATTCTTCAAATGGGTACTGATATCCTACCCAATTTCCAATAGCTGACATTACAGAGAATATTAATAGAATCAATATCCATTCTAGCACTGTGTTAATTGATAATACTTTTGACACTATATCATATCCTCATCTTCACTATTTTTTCTAGATAACAATTTACTTATAGGCGGTTCTAGAATTTTATATAACCATTGTGTTAAAGGTATTGCTACTAGAATATATACATACATTCCTGTTACCATTGACAGCATATTTGCCATTCCACTGAATGCCTGTAGCTGTGTTGACATGCTCGGAAATATAGCAGATAATGATGCTACAGCTGCAGCATTCATACTTGCACTTCCTATACCGCACGCCATTCCATATGCATATGGATGTAATGGAAGTAAATATGCTAATACACTTACTAATAAACTTATAAAAGGTGTTCCTAGTACTGTTCCTATGAGAAATACTGAGAAGAATCCCTTTGTCTCTGGTGAATTAAATCCAAATTTATCTATTACTACTGCCATTTGTGGTTCACGGCATATGGAACTTGTCATTCCAATGGCTTCTCTTTTGAATCCTAGCAGTAAAGCAACTGGGAGTGCTGCAAATATTGTTCCGAGATTTCCTACTTCCTGTAGTAGTAATGCCGGTCCAGCATTGAATATTATTTCTATATTTTGACCACTTGCTATAGCTAATTTAGCTAGTAATGGACCTATCAATAGCATCATAATTGTACTTGCTTTACTTGATTGTTCCTCTTTTATCCAGGTTATTGGTTTTGCTAGATAGCATGCTACTGCCAGTACTAATGAATATAATAAGGGCATTAATACAATTCGTATTCCACCTAAATTCAGTGTATACATACCTATGTATTCAGCTATTATTATAGATACCAGAATTGTCATATGCAGTTTATAATCTTTTCGTGCTGATTTTAGTTCTTCATAATTATCCGAGTCCTTTTGTTCCATTACCATTGAGTATCCCCCAGTCATATAATATTGTTCTTATCCCTACAAACTTTTATTATTGTTATATCATATGGCTTTTTACAGGTTTTGTGAAATAAATTTCTTAATAATTAATATTAATATTATACTTATATAAAAACATTCAATAATAAAATTAATAAATACTATAAACATTTTTTATATTATATTACCATATTATAAAAATTATTTTATTAAAAAGATATTTTTATTATAATTTATTTATAGTTCACATAAACTCTTAAAACAAAAAAATAATAACATTAAAATTCAAAGAAAAATTCAATTCCTAAAATAAGTATAAAAAAGCTAAAAATAGTATAAATAATAGGAACAAAGTTATTCCTGATATAAGAATAAATCAACCAGTTATTGCACTTTAAGAGAACATATAGTTCTTAATATCATATAATAAGGATAATTAAACATTTTAGATAATTTAGTAAATAAGGCGTTACAAGTAGTTATATAACAAATAAAGAGTATTCTATCCTTATTTTAGTTTATAAAAGTTAATTGAAAAGGTATAGTTAAAATAACACTCTTAGAATTGTTCCTAAAAAGTGATTTATAAAAGTTTATAGTTCCTAAAAAGTGTTTATTATTGTGCATATTTATTCATTAAACATGAACTAAAATTAATAATAATTCCTAAAATAGGAACTATAATACTTATTATATACATAGCTAAAAACTAAAGAGAAAACACTTCCAAATCATCAGGAATAAATAATCTACCAGAAAAAAACATGCACCCTTCATCATAAAAACGCTTTTTCCTAGAATCAATATCATCATCAACAGTATGATACAACACCAAATTCTCAACATCTAATGATTCAGCAACTAAACAAGCATCCTTAACAGTAGAATGATTCTTCTCATAAGGATTAAAAACATCAGCATCACTAAAAAGACAGAAAGCCTCATGAAGAAGCCACTTACTACCATAAACATAATCCCTTACACACTCATGAAAAGGCTCATCACCACAACAGCTAAACTTACCACCATCATCCAAAATCATGGAAAAACCATACTGTAAAGTCCTATCTGAACCAACATCAAAAAATACAACATCATGACCATTAATAATACAATGTTCACCATTAACAACAGACACCAAATGAACAACTGTACCCATACACTCCAATTCAACAGGACGAAGCAGCCTGGCAATAAAATCATTGATAATACTAATTACTTCACTATGACCACGAATGAAAAGTTCACCATCATAATCACCTCTAACAGAATATTGACAAACCAATCTTATAAGCCACAATACTCCAAATAAATGATCCATATGTTTATGAGTAACAAAAACTTCACCAATATCCTTCCAGTCAATACCAGCATATTCTAATTGACGAAAAAGTCCACTGCCTCCGCCACCATCAACAAGAAAATATTTATCATCATTATTTAAAATAAAACAGGTATTATAGCAATTAGTAGCAACAGCATTACCCGTACCTAACATGATAAGATCCATAAAAACACCTCTAGAAATAAAAAAAATTACATCTAAGTATACATTTAAAACAAGAATTTAATAAAATTTTCAATAAAAAAAAATGGATAGTTAGTAAAAGAGTTTAGAAATAAAAATAGAGAATCTAATGGGATTAGATTTACTTTAAAAAAATATAAAAAAAAATAGTAAAATAGGTAATACTATTACTTATATTTATTTAGAGGCTGAAGTTGCACTTTGAGGATTCTCTACTTCTACACCTTTTATATAATCACTGAAATCACGGTCATATAATGAAGCTGCTAACATTACAACAGCACATGAACCTATGTTATGTACTAATGCTCCTGTAACTGGGTTAAGTAATCCTAGTATAGAACATATTATAGCAACTGCATTAATAATCATTGATATAGTAATACTTAAGTGTATTGTGAATAATGTGGAGTTTGATAGTTTTTTAAGATATGGTAATTTTTCAATGTTATCACCAAGTAATGCAATATCTGCAGCATCGATAGCTATGTCACTACCCATACCACCCATTGCTACACTTACATCGGCGGTTTTAAGTGCTGGTGCATCGTTAATACCATCCCCAACCATACAAACTTCTTTTCCGTCTTTTCTTAATTGTTCTACGATTTCAACTTTGTTTTCTGGTAGTAATTCAGAGTGAATATTAGTTATTCCGACCTGACTTGCAAAGTAGTTAGCTGCTTTATCGTTATCACCAGTTAATAGTTCAACATCAGTTTCAAGATCATCTTTTAATGTTGAAACTACTACTTTAGCATTTTCACGTAATACATCTGATAATCCAACTAAACCTATAACTTCACCATCATAAGCTACTACTATTGAAGCTTTTCCTTCATTACGTAGCATGTCAAGTTTGTTTATACATTTATCTGTTACTTCAATGTTACTTTCTTCTATGAATCTTGTTGTACCAGATAGAATTTTTTTACCATGATAATTTACAGCTACACCTTTTCCAGGTACCATTTTAAAGTCATCAGGTTCTGAGTATTGAATTCCTTCACTTCTACCATAATTTACTACTGCTTTACCTATTGGGTGTTCTGATTTTATTTCACTGATTGTCACATATTTTGTTAATTCCTGTGAACTTACATCATCTTTTAATGGTATTATATCAGATACTTCTAGGTCTCCATATGTTAGTGTTCCGGTTTTATCAAATGTTATACAGTCTACATTACCCATGTGTTCTAGTGCTTCACCAGATTTGATTAGTACACCATGTTTTGTTGCCTGACCTATTGCGGCCATAATTGCTGTTGGCGTTGCTAATATTAGTGCACATGGACAGAATACTACAAGTATTGTTACTGCTCTTTCTATATTCCATGTTATGAAGTATGTTACAATTGCTATACCTAGTGCTACTGGTACTAGCCATGTAGCCCATTTATCTGCTATTCTCTGTGTTGGAGCTTGTTTTTCATCTGCTTCTTCTACCATTCTTATGAGTTTTTCAAGAGATGAATCTTTTCCTACATTGGTTGCTTTTATATCTATTGCACCATATAGGTTTAATGTTCCTGAAAATACATCGTCTTTAATTGTCTTATCAAGTGGTAGTGATTCACCAGTCATAATTGATTGGTCTACTGATGTATCTCCTTTTATTATAACACCGTCTACTGGTATTACTTCTCCAGGTAGTACTCTTAGTATATCACCTTTTTGGATGTCTTTAGCATCTATCTGTTTTTCTGTAGTTTCGCCATTTTCAGTGATTAGTAATCTACCTTTCTGTGGTTTAAGGTCAATTAAATCCTTAAGACCTTGTTTTGATTTGTTTACTGTGTAGTCTTCAAGTAGTGCACCAAGTGCCATTATGAATACTACTTCACCAGCAGCGAATATTTCGCCTATCATTATTGAAGCTACCATTGCTATACATATAAGTAGTGCTGATGATACCCAGTGTTGTCTTACTAGTCTTTCTAATGCTAGATATAATAGTGGTAATCCACAAATCACTATTGTTACCCATGCTGGATCAACGGGTACTTGTATGTTTAATAATAGTATTATTAAACTAAACAATAGGAAAACTCCTCCTACTATGGTCATCTTCAGACCTTCAAAGAAGTGCATTAGTTGTTCAAACTTATTCATTAGTATTACCTCCTTTATATACTTTAATTTTATAATTATTACTATAGTAATACTAGTATATAAAGGAATTTACTAAAAAGTAATACTATTGTATTACTTAACCCCTTGAAACTAAAATATTATATAAAAAATAGTGAAAAATAAAAAAAATTTTAAAAGTAATTCAAATTATGTATAATAAGAAAGGATT
This genomic interval from Candidatus Methanosphaera massiliense contains the following:
- a CDS encoding GNAT family N-acetyltransferase; the encoded protein is MSMRKELESKGYKTYENNELNIFWNPEICQHSTNCVRGNSLVFDTTKRPWVDINVAPATEIAEIIDKCPSGALKYELKNKNNINIEFAEKDNSSIAYDGNKQIGQCHFARLKDNWVITLTEVDESYSGKGIAKKLVEKVIEHARIEDVKIVPSCPYASNLMIGNPEYSDVLKIV
- the arsB gene encoding ACR3 family arsenite efflux transporter; its protein translation is MTNESKISFFNKYLTIWVLICMAIGIFISQYIPIIPNFLKQFEYAQISIPIAILIWIMIYPMMLKIDFKSIKNVKNNIKGIILTWCVNWLIQPFTMYLICTVFFFIIYQGILSTNMATNYLIGAVLLGSAPCTAMVFVWSELMKGDSAYTLVQVATNDIIILFAYVPIVTCLLGISNISIPYDTLILSIILFVVIPFIASIISRKFIINHKSKEYLENKFIPKFDNITTIGLLLTLIFIFSSQGNLILNNPLDIILIAIPYIIQIFLIFGIGYLGSKAIKLPQNIAAPASLVGASNFFELAVAIAIALYGVSSPVALATTVGVLIEVPVMLTLVRIVNNTKDWYNSGLNDKKISDKYYN
- a CDS encoding ArsR/SmtB family transcription factor, which encodes MDLMKNVKICKALSDPTRLEIVTMINGTEKCACRLLEHFDITQPTLSHHMKQLTNCGLVDVRKEGKWSYYSINTDVLTEFKDFVNSLESNMNDTCIEC
- a CDS encoding radical SAM/SPASM domain-containing protein, with the translated sequence MESKESHEEIETDKMIRTFENIINNGLSQKLLNSALNYCDKCQKSHLESALDYYLGKQDEICTTCKITYKLIQKIIKKSLETFDTSEEALIETMQNPVWERGLLSTFKGMSRFKVRKPFTPGAPYQIVWNITRACNFNCIHCYENAGQKDEDELTTQEIHETIDLLADIGVVSLAFSGGEPSIHPDILEFIKHASDRGLFVSMASNGYVFNTYEKAKQFKDAGLEFVQLSLDGLNPETHDSFRNVKGSWNRVIEAIKNFQKAGVYTGISTTVTKRNKDEIPDMIKFLNDLNVDWFMLYNFIPTGKGSNIRDIDLNPQERRELLELIYKANVDTDMNIMSTAPQFADVAVNNDTGTQMVPTHFYNVNYVNPAMKQLSEFIGGCGAGRFYMSIEPNGDIYPCVFFPHNKDVLLGNVKDKNIEDIWINHPLLKEFRSKDILKDHCGNCESKYICGGCRARAYNYFQDILSPDPGCIRNQDAWNKLETK
- the thiM gene encoding hydroxyethylthiazole kinase, with protein sequence MIDNSVNDKVIEAVQQLRTDSPLTHCITNVVTVKDCANAVLAVGGSPIMANEPEEAEEITGIANSLLINIGTLTTSQVETMKKSAKKAVQSNIPLVLDPVGVGISKIRNQTPIDIITESKPTIIRGNLSEIKAIAMLYGILDECTKAKGVDVAETDVINEETISDQAVLVKNIASKLNTVIAVSGPIDIISDGESVYTIRNGDAMMSRITGTGCMLGCVIASYAAITTPLVAAITGTLVMGIAGQKAAIKVETDGRGTGSFGVDLIDELSLMDEETLTSMSNLTKME
- the thiE gene encoding thiamine phosphate synthase → MMNIDYSVYLVTDQFDFTEQEFLDIIEKAIIGGTSIVQLREKNSTTREFYNLAVKVKQITDKYNVPLIINDRIDVAQAVDSSGVHLGQDDMPCKIARQILGPDKIIGISAENYEDALQAEKDGADYLGIGAIQATSTKEDCSVISKEDLKKVDENITIPRVAIGGVKEYNTPQVINEYGFDGVAIVSAIMKHDNPRESSANFRRLVKDSHRLTITDIKAAIYGGVVADALGVPYEFKSHEEMLDNPATGMTGHGTYNMPVGTWSDDSSLTIALLDSLKKGVDYDDIMNNFQKWYYNGDYTPLGETFDVGRTTKYAIENYSKGIEPIECGGDGKRNNGNGSLMRIMPILLYIYTNNIPVDESIKLIDDISSLTHAHSISKASCNIYNFIVQEILHDRYTKNFKTLIKRGLNESRKYYDIEDKYPCFSKLYSKNFLDNKDTVVSSTGYVVDSLEVALYCCYNTDNYKDAVLKAVNLGGDTDTNGIITGSLAALYYGLDSIPREWLDSTLNLELVNSIIHDFYRTLKN